The genome window AAGTGAATAAAGCAATCACAGTGACACCCGAATGGGTCTGAAGCTCCGCTTCTTCAAAAGCAAAGGAGCGAAGACGTTTCCAGTAACGCGGAGTTATCTGCAGTCGCATTGAAAAATGTTCAGTTTATTTTTCGATTGCTAAAAATAATGCTTTGTTAATCAACTCTTTCGATAAATGAATTCTTTCGATTTCTAATTTCTCTATCAATGGTTTTATAAGATCAACATATCCTTTCTCTTTGGCTGAAATAAGAATTCCCAAAGTTCCTACAAACTTAACATTCTCTAATTTTGCAATTTTTCTGGCTTTTTTATCATTAATTAGTAAAACTGAGTTAAAAATTTCCTTAGCAAGTACAAGACATTCGGATTCTCCCAGTCCAAGTGACAATCTGAAAGCTTGAAAAGTATTCATGTTTTTACATTGAACAACACGACTCTTAGACCACAGATCTAATTCTTTACTGTATTTTCTGTTTTCCTTGGATACCTCAGAATATACTGAATAAGGTATTATGACTTGATCTGAAACTTTCTCCAACAGATCTAAACGATCCAATATCGAGAATGAAATTAACGGAGATGAATCTGGAATTAAAATCAAGAATTATTTCAATACTTCTAATTCATTTTCCAAATCAGCTGAATCGTAATCAATCACTGAAACCCCGCTGAGAGATAATTTATTCATGAAGTCATTCAATTTCATTGATGAAAATTCAGCGCCTTGTGAGATAGATAGTTTTCCTTTTTGAACTAAGCTTCGAGCAAATTCAAACAATAAGTCATTTTTTAAATTATCTTCATTCTCATTAAGCGCAATAATTAAGTGATCTGGAATTTCTATATTAAGAAGACTCATCGTTTAAGAATCTTTATGTTCTTTTTTTTGTCAAGTTAGAATTAATAAAGAATTTTCTGGCTTAGAGCGATTGCAGATAACGAGGAGTGTTGCTGCCGTTCGGGATAGTCGAGTCTCCTAAGGAGACGTTGGCGTTGGCACGAGATTGCTGTGAACGAAGTGAGAAAAGCAATCGAAGTGACACCCGAATGGGTCTGAAGCTCCTCTTCACTCAAAACAAAGGAGCGAAGACGTTTCCAGTAACGCGGAGTTAAGCGATGTTATTGAATTTACAACTAGCAGATTCTTAATTCACCTATAGAGAAAAATCCAATTATTGAAGGGATGTCTAGAAGAAAAGAAAAGACAACTCCCTTATAAACGATTTCCCAATTTTCACCATTCATTGATAGACTTCTATCAAAAAAAATAAAAATTAGAATCCACCATTCGACAATTCTTATTGGCACTATAGCGATAAAGAAAGAAAATCCATAAGAAGTAAATGAAGTCAAGTTTATCAAAAATCCTCCAATTGCTAAACCTATCAATGTTCTAACAATTCCAACTATCCAAAATTTATCTTTATGAGAATCATAATATGAAGTCATATATATTGAAAATCCTGTATAGCCTAATAATTTTATTAAAATAAATATTAAAAAAGCTCCGGGATTTGGAATGCCTGAATTTTCTAAAAAGCTCATAATTTAAAGACCTTTATTCAATACAATAATTAAGCCGTTCCTAAGTAAAAAGATAAAACGAAATTACCTTTATTTTCTAATGATTAGTTACGTGCTCCAAAACATTTATTTTACTCTTGAAATATAAATTATCAAAATAAACGCATAAAAAATGTAAAATGTAAATAATTAAATAAAGTAAAATTAGGCCATATATTTCTAGTCCTATTTCTTTTATAGATTTTTAAAAATTGGACTATCACATTAAACATTGTTACAAAATATAAAATATATTCTAGATAAATATTGTTATCATATTTTAAATAATCAAAACGCAATATCAATAATGTCGCTTAACGAATGAGCTTGCCGACGTTCCTCGTAGCTGAGCCTCCAAAGGATGTGTTAGCGTCGGCGCGTCTTCTTGCTTTGCAAGAAGCGTGACGAAGAGGAATGTGTCGAAGATCGAGCCGGTATTCCGGCGATGCGGCAAGCGAAAGTTATACGACGGTCGAATTATACTTCAAGAAGATTTTCATGGAATACTTCTTCAAGTCTAATAATATTCTTTAATGTCGGGTTTGATTTATGAGGATCTTCAAATCGTTGATAAGTCTGGTATGCAATATTTAGCTTCGCAGCTATTTGTTTTTGACTTAAACCTTGTTTTTCCCTATTTTTCTTAAGCCATATTGCGAATGATACATTCTTTTCTGGAGTAATAAATTTAATATATTTTCCTTTCATCTTTGATGGCTCCGGTATACTTAGCTTTCTAGAATCAATGGATTCTAAGTATCCAGTTAGTGCTTCCTGAGCATTAGAAATAGCATTCTCTTCTGTATCGCCAAAAGTAATACAACCTGGTAAATCAGGGAATTCGACATTAAAAACTTTGTCATTTAAATCAAACTTAATAATTGCTGGATAATATATTTTCATTTTAAACCTGCCTGTTTTAGTATAGCATTATAAGTTCCATTGGGAATATCTTTATTGCTGTGAACTGGAACAGTAATTGTTTTATCATCTTTTTTGAGAATATGATGTGAACCATTTATTCTATCTAACTTCCAGCCATCTTTCTTCAGAATCTTGATTAATTCTTTTCCTGTCACAATTTACGATACAGTATTTGAACTGTATATGTCAAGTATTAATTTATTGTCCAAAGCTCATATTACGACTGTCGTATAACGATTCAGACTACCCGACGTAAATTCGAGCTGAGTCTCGAAGTGGTACTCCCCCAAAAAACTGGACAGAAAAAATGGTTCTTCGCTAAGGAGAAACAAATGTATCAAGGACCCAAAGACTACCCTCATGAGTTCAAAATCCAATCACTGAAACGGTATTTGGAAAATGGATGTAGGTGTAATTTTACTGCCAAAGAATTAGGAATACCAGAATCTACCCTTAGAGGTTGGAGAACGAAATATATGGCTGAAGTGAAACAAGAAATTAAGCCCAATAAAAAGGGGAAGAAAGATTATGAAAGTTTACTTATTGAAAAAGAAAAGAGAATCCAGCAATTAGAAGCTGAGAATTTAATTTTAAAAAAGTCAATAGGCATTTTCACAAGAGACCCACAACAAAAATAGATAAGTATCAATTCATTAAAGATAACGTATTATATTTTAAAGTGGTGAAAATGTGCAAGACTTTAGAAGTCTCTAGGTCTGGTTATTACAACTGGAAGAATAGAAGATTAAGTAAACGAAAAGTATTTAATATGCTATTGCTATCTGAGATAAAACGTATCCACATAGAATCAGAAGAAATATATGGTAGCCCAAAAATCTATGAAACATTGATTACAGAGGGATACTTATGTAATAGAAAACTTGTAGAAAGATTAATGAAATTAGCGAAAATTCGCAGTAAAATCAAGAAAAAG of Leptospira sp. GIMC2001 contains these proteins:
- a CDS encoding type II toxin-antitoxin system HicA family toxin, which gives rise to MTGKELIKILKKDGWKLDRINGSHHILKKDDKTITVPVHSNKDIPNGTYNAILKQAGLK
- a CDS encoding DUF3368 domain-containing protein, with the translated sequence MILIPDSSPLISFSILDRLDLLEKVSDQVIIPYSVYSEVSKENRKYSKELDLWSKSRVVQCKNMNTFQAFRLSLGLGESECLVLAKEIFNSVLLINDKKARKIAKLENVKFVGTLGILISAKEKGYVDLIKPLIEKLEIERIHLSKELINKALFLAIEK
- a CDS encoding transposase, giving the protein MYQGPKDYPHEFKIQSLKRYLENGCRCNFTAKELGIPESTLRGWRTKYMAEVKQEIKPNKKGKKDYESLLIEKEKRIQQLEAENLILKKSIGIFTRDPQQK
- a CDS encoding type II toxin-antitoxin system HicB family antitoxin, whose amino-acid sequence is MKIYYPAIIKFDLNDKVFNVEFPDLPGCITFGDTEENAISNAQEALTGYLESIDSRKLSIPEPSKMKGKYIKFITPEKNVSFAIWLKKNREKQGLSQKQIAAKLNIAYQTYQRFEDPHKSNPTLKNIIRLEEVFHENLLEV
- a CDS encoding UPF0175 family protein: MSLLNIEIPDHLIIALNENEDNLKNDLLFEFARSLVQKGKLSISQGAEFSSMKLNDFMNKLSLSGVSVIDYDSADLENELEVLK